DNA sequence from the Cucumis melo cultivar AY chromosome 6, USDA_Cmelo_AY_1.0, whole genome shotgun sequence genome:
TTCTCAACGCATATCTCTACTGTGTCAAAATTCATCAACATTTGAAACTCCACATTTTGAATTCTCCAAACCTAAAAACCATTTgttcaaaaaaatttcaatcCACATCCCCACTTTCAAAACTATCATTTGAAAATATACTCATTGTCATCCGCAAAATCCCACTTGAAAACATGACAAACACAAATTTGTTGGAGAAAACGTGTTCCCATTGCAACGGTATCATATTTATTCTTCATTGATCGCATTTGAAATCTATATAAATTGTTCGTCCTCATTGCTCAAACTGGAGACTATTAATGAATTGCTACCaaaatttgatcaatccttgaagatttaaaaaaaaaaaaaaaaagaagtcaaaACATGGAGCACGTATGACTCAGTTATTAATACAAAACAACTACTACGAGAGATTTATGTTCAAGATTTAAGTGAcagataaaaatttaaaaaacaattaaaaataaaaaagaactaGTGAATAACAATTTTAGTTAAGATAGTCTAATTAAACAGATATACCACCCAAATGGATTTAAATCTTCAATCTTCTTCATTCAAATCCTactctttttttaagaattatTTGTTAACTTCATTTCACATTTCTAATCATCAAAATTTTTTAAGCTATACATCGCTATTTCCCAAATCAATTCAACTTTACTCCATTAGTATAAAAAAAGTTTACAATAATTCATTTCGTGGAATCTGTCTGCATATTGGCTTGGCAGAGCTCAAGCAAGCATCATCGATTGGTAAAGATGTATAAAGCCATACAAAACAGAAACCACAACATTAGAGAGTCTAATTGAACTAGATTAGTGAAAACCAAAAAGAACTCGCCCATGGAGGACTTAACTAAAAGTAGAAAGAGCTGTATTGCCCCCCATTTCTGGACAGTAGAGTACAAAGATTTAGGACAAAATAACTACTAATATTGACCCACAAACCTTCCAACTTCTAACATACACAACAACTACAAAGAACATCCCACTCTCCCATCATTAAATTTCGTTATTTTGTGGAACATCTCCACTACCAGCACCAACTACAAATATTACACATGGTATTATATAGCCCTATTTTATCAGTACTTCTCTTCTATTTCTCTTCTCATGGTGAAGCTGAAACAGGCTCCGTACCTGAAATGTGTGAGCCAGAGTCATCTTTCGAAATCGCGTCGTATTTCACCGGTGTCATTGGTCTCATACTGTCTCTTTTGCTatctttgttcattgatctaGATCCATTTTGATTAAGAGATAACCGTCGGCTGCTAGGTGTTCCGTTTGCAGCTCCATTCACACGAGGCCCCCCTGCCTTCTTTGTAGTGGTTCGAACAGGGCTAGGCCTTGAATTGGTGATGATCTCTGGGTCTGTGGTTTGCTGATCATGGAATTTTTTATGGTCCTGCAATGTCCGAAGTAAGAGGCCGCAAAATAGAGGGTGTTTGTCAAACCGAAAGTAAATGTATATGAATaagttcatatatatataagagGTTTGAAACAATTTACCCTCGATCGTCGTTTTTCTTCCTCTCTTTCATGCCTGAGCATGGTGTATTCGTCTAGCATAGCAAGGAGAGGAACACCGTCATAAATAAACGAGATGCCACGATCTTCCTCCCAAGTCCGAGTTTTGGCAATTAAAGTGTCGACAAGAGCTACATAACCAAGCCATCAAGAAGAACCAAGCATTAATATCCAGGGAATCGTAAGGAGAATATTGAAGTTCTCATATGTATTTACAACAAACCTGGAATTTTGTTAACCAGAATTCTAGCTTTCTCTGCACGTTTGAGATTCAAATGAGCCCCTCTGCTAGCATTATACCTATTATCATCCTGCAAGGTGACGCCACAATCGTGTCAAAACACAACACAAGTCCAGTATTTTTGAGAAATTTAAAGTATTAGCATATACATTTTAGTCTGAGTCTATAGGAGTGGCATTCAAAGTTTCAACTGTGAAACTGGCATGATGTATCAGTTGCCAATCCTTTGCACTTTTATCAACTATGGTAAGAAGTAAAATTAATTGTAAGTTTTCcagttaatttttttaaaagcaaGTCCACGTTTTAGATCTGTGGATTTACCAACTGCAGCCACGCAGAAACGAATCTTCCATGGCTGCATTCAACATACTGCTAGGCATTGAAATATATAACAAGTGTTGGATATTATGGGTCTGTGtacaacaattaaaaaaaataaccatGTCCAGCCATGTTCAGTAAATAaaaatttcaagttttcaaCTATATTCTAATAAAATCCATGTTAAAACTGAAGCAGTCCAGGTAATATGAAATGGCAATTCCACAGAAAATTATAAACTGCCAATCAGTTTATGATTCCCTGAAATAGAATTTACTTAGGCATGTAATCGCAAGTTTTTATAATAGTGAATTTTTTAATATCATAGCAGGAAAGGACAAGTACCCGATTGTAGTCTTCCAGCCAGCTCTCTTCTTCACATGCTAACATCCATTTTTCAACCTTGTCTAATATTTCTTTCCTGCTGAGAACTTCTTCTTTGGCCTTTGCTATTTGATCGTCCATGTCATCCAATAATTCAGCAGGCTCAACATTACCAGAATCAATTAGTGCCATAATTTTTTCTCGAGCTGCCTCCGGATCTATTTCTATGTGAGCATGAGAAAATATCTCTTCAAGTTCAGATTGTTTCTTGAAAGCAATTTCCTTCATCCTACTAGCCTTGAGTTGATCAAGCCTCTCAACCTCCACCTCAGCCTTATAAATTTAACACGTAGAACCAGAAAAAAAATGTCAACAGCCACATCCATTCAAATTTACAGCATGATATCTACAGAATACTCAAATACCTGCTCAATCAAATCAAGAGCAAGAGCCCCTGGGACAGTCACTTCATCTACTGATGCTGATATATTACACGTGACATGGTCAAATAAACTTCTTTCTTCTGAGGGGGTATCCATCAAATTCCAAAGATCAATCAGCTGAGTTGCCAATTCTTGAAGCTGTATAagacaaaatacaaaataatacAAAGTTAAAAAGCTCCAAATAAACAAGTTAACTGAAGAAGTACATAGTTCGCCTTGGCAATATCACAACATCATAATCTAGAGGACGAAATAATGCAAGCTCTAGTACGAATGAGAATGTACACAATAAATTTTATCTCTACCCTCAACACCTGACAGATACAGGTGTTGTTGAAATATCGTAGAGTTGCCCATGCATTGGTTCTAGCTCTAAAAAGCTCAAGTTTCCCATTCATTGCTATATTTACTAGTTgcaaataaagaagaaaagataaCTGGTTCAAGCTCTAAAAAGCTGAAGTTTCCAATAAATTGATATATGTACTAGTTgcaaaaaaaaggagaaaagacATACCCAGCTAAGAAACAGTCAGAGCGTATGGCATGCATCTGCTCCCATTTTAATGTTGACTAAAGCAATAAATTCATTCACGGTGCAATACACAGGTATTCTAAttctaatttcattttaaagataaaaatgaGAGATACATTTTTGTGGgaagattttaaattttaaaccaGATGAATAATCTGTAAAAGAAAAAGTTCATTAAGTATCCTTTTAAATGTCAGAACACGATTGATACAGATTCTTGACGTATAGGTTTCAGATAAAATAAATGTCCGTTTTCACATTTTGCACCAGGGAAGCAAAGCAAAcgtaattttgaaattttcttctttagAGTGTGTTTGAATCTACTTCTTCAGTAACTTTGGAGGATATAGAACAATCAAAGAATCTAAAGTGTTTGGTAATGAATAAAAATCACTTATATAATCATCATATTTGTTTTAAATCCTTTTTTGAAGAATCGTTTTGAAGTTGATTATTCAAAAAATGAATCTAATGTGGTTTGAAGTTGATTATCCAAAAAATGAATATAGTGTGGTTTGAAGTTGATTACTCAAAAAATGAATATAATGTGGTTCGAAGTTGATTATCCAAAAATGAATATAATGTGGTTGATTgtaaatcactttaggattaaTTATGCTAATTTAGCATTTGTAGAATAACTCCCGATGTAGGCAAGAAAATGAACTTTTGATTAGAGAAAAACACAAATGTTTTAGTTAAGACAATTTTTATAAATAgcattttaataaaaatgtatatttttaaaaagtgttCAAATTAGAAGGTGTTTACCTTATGTAGCCTTTgctttttatcttctttcagCGCTAAGACCATCTTTGCCAGCTTGGATAAAGTATCGTTGCTAATGCTTTTAGATTGCACACCAGTTGCATCATTTAAGCTTGGGTGAACCTCGGTTACAGTGGCAAAGAAATCAATTCCAAGGACAGCACACAGATCATGCACGGTGCTCACAAATTCAAGAACTTTGTGCAACCTTTCACTCTGTTCATATTTGAATATTAGATCAAATATTGGCGTGATGAAGGaagaaatataaataaaaacagATTGCTCCCCATTATAGaacttcaccttttccttctgCAGTTCCTGAAGTTGGCAATGGTATTCATCGAGCTTTTCTATCGAAAGTTGAGATTCATCTACTACTGGATT
Encoded proteins:
- the LOC103491082 gene encoding 65-kDa microtubule-associated protein 1-like — its product is MAVADTQIPLQGETTCGTLLQKLQEIWDEVGETDEERDKMLLQIDQECLDVYKRKVELADKSRAKLLQSLSDAKHELSSLLSALGEKSFSEFPEKASGTIKEQLAAIAPALEKLWKQKEQRVKEFFDVQSEIQKICGEIAGSLNLSENPVVDESQLSIEKLDEYHCQLQELQKEKSERLHKVLEFVSTVHDLCAVLGIDFFATVTEVHPSLNDATGVQSKSISNDTLSKLAKMVLALKEDKKQRLHKLQELATQLIDLWNLMDTPSEERSLFDHVTCNISASVDEVTVPGALALDLIEQAEVEVERLDQLKASRMKEIAFKKQSELEEIFSHAHIEIDPEAAREKIMALIDSGNVEPAELLDDMDDQIAKAKEEVLSRKEILDKVEKWMLACEEESWLEDYNRDDNRYNASRGAHLNLKRAEKARILVNKIPALVDTLIAKTRTWEEDRGISFIYDGVPLLAMLDEYTMLRHEREEEKRRSRDHKKFHDQQTTDPEIITNSRPSPVRTTTKKAGGPRVNGAANGTPSSRRLSLNQNGSRSMNKDSKRDSMRPMTPVKYDAISKDDSGSHISGTEPVSASP